A single window of Synechococcus sp. CBW1004 DNA harbors:
- a CDS encoding LysR substrate-binding domain-containing protein, with protein sequence MSTAEPGSVIVSVETLSCFDYLVWLRTGENAARRLGVDQATVARTARKVAATFELKLEKQGGEWQILGDRNLLDLERSSHQLYRWQMDLPLRIEAQYYSGPLFLEPLPAGWLAGNFDFLEVSTPQQHLRSGVIDAWIGCFPDIPDADDPDLACVHLTRLPTHLVVAAGHPLLRLKEAVTLDDVHHYPSLALPDGAFPKVQAALQELGLWSTPCDLRRYDQAHWEGQTADEVTVGYATSVSLGLFPTPRVILPVPIPLEVGDTLVVPRRFLAHPRSRQLLAHLKRRARELVDRHPDVRLVGTSKNHTMAWPDLK encoded by the coding sequence GTGTCCACCGCTGAACCGGGAAGCGTGATCGTCAGCGTCGAAACCCTCTCGTGCTTCGACTACCTGGTGTGGCTGCGCACCGGCGAAAACGCCGCGCGCAGACTCGGGGTGGACCAGGCGACCGTGGCACGCACCGCCAGGAAGGTGGCGGCCACTTTTGAGCTGAAACTGGAGAAACAGGGCGGAGAATGGCAGATCCTGGGTGATCGCAACCTCCTGGATCTGGAACGCAGCTCGCATCAGCTGTACCGCTGGCAGATGGACCTGCCGCTGCGGATCGAAGCGCAGTACTACTCAGGCCCCCTGTTTCTCGAGCCACTCCCAGCCGGCTGGTTGGCGGGCAACTTCGATTTCCTGGAAGTCAGCACACCACAGCAGCACCTGCGCAGCGGAGTGATCGACGCCTGGATCGGCTGTTTTCCCGACATCCCGGACGCCGACGATCCCGATCTGGCCTGTGTGCACCTGACGCGGCTGCCCACCCACCTGGTGGTGGCCGCCGGCCATCCGCTGCTGCGCCTGAAGGAGGCCGTCACCCTGGACGATGTGCACCACTACCCCTCCCTGGCCCTGCCGGATGGGGCGTTTCCGAAGGTGCAGGCCGCTCTGCAGGAGCTGGGCCTGTGGAGCACCCCCTGCGACCTGCGTCGCTACGACCAGGCGCACTGGGAAGGCCAGACCGCTGACGAGGTCACCGTGGGCTACGCCACCTCCGTGAGCCTCGGCCTGTTTCCGACTCCCCGGGTGATCCTGCCCGTGCCGATCCCGCTCGAGGTGGGCGACACCCTGGTCGTGCCCCGCCGCTTCCTGGCGCATCCCCGCAGCCGGCAGCTGCTGGCCCATCTGAAGCGACGGGCACGGGAGCTGGTGGACCGGCATCCGGACGTGCGGTTGGTGGGCACCTCGAAAAATCACACCATGGCCTGGCCTGACCTGAAATAA